A region of Reichenbachiella carrageenanivorans DNA encodes the following proteins:
- a CDS encoding SDR family oxidoreductase — protein sequence MKTVSILGCGWLGLPLGKHLAKAGYVVKGSTTHASKMAQIEEASIRPYHLTFAPDLEGEAEDFFDSDVLLINLPPRNKDGQADFHQNQLLAIRERIESSHVLFISSTAVYPANDEEVTEADASADCVTRGGIHLLEMERLFSESHDIRTTVIRFGGLYGSDRHPGRFLAGKQGLSGAHNPVNMIHLEDCIGVIRAVIAKDIWGEVFNACAPLQETRQSFYEKAAVALGVAPPSFTDAPAPFKKVNVDKLLRMTNYRFNIERNYWISL from the coding sequence ATGAAAACAGTAAGCATATTGGGATGTGGGTGGCTTGGGCTTCCTCTGGGTAAACATTTGGCGAAAGCTGGCTATGTGGTGAAAGGCAGTACAACACACGCATCAAAAATGGCGCAGATAGAAGAAGCCAGCATTCGGCCCTATCATTTGACATTCGCGCCTGATTTGGAGGGGGAGGCGGAGGATTTTTTTGATTCGGATGTGTTGCTGATCAATCTGCCTCCTAGAAATAAAGATGGTCAAGCCGATTTTCATCAAAATCAATTGTTGGCTATTCGCGAAAGGATTGAATCCAGTCACGTACTTTTTATTAGCTCTACGGCGGTGTATCCTGCCAACGACGAGGAAGTGACGGAGGCTGATGCGTCGGCAGATTGTGTTACCCGTGGAGGGATTCACCTGCTAGAGATGGAGCGGCTTTTTAGCGAAAGCCATGATATTCGAACTACAGTGATTCGATTTGGAGGATTGTATGGGTCTGATCGTCATCCTGGTCGATTTTTAGCTGGTAAACAAGGGCTGTCTGGTGCTCACAATCCAGTAAATATGATCCATTTGGAGGACTGTATAGGGGTGATTCGGGCAGTGATAGCAAAAGACATTTGGGGAGAGGTATTCAATGCTTGTGCGCCTTTGCAAGAGACTCGTCAATCGTTTTATGAAAAGGCGGCTGTAGCCTTGGGAGTAGCGCCTCCGAGTTTTACGGATGCTCCTGCGCCATTCAAAAAAGTAAACGTAGATAAGTTGCTTCGCATGACGAACTATCGATTCAATATCGAACGGAATTATTGGATCAGTCTGTAA
- a CDS encoding DUF2461 domain-containing protein → MDLKPTLKFLNELSVNNNKDWFDANRKTYENCRKDFITLVSSIIGEIAKFDPELTDVDPKKCIFRINRDIRFSKDKTPYKTNFGALMGANGKKTEGTGFYIHLAPGQNFAGGGIYRPPAETLAAIRQEIDYNPDALQQLLETKDFQETFGEIRGDKLKTAPKGYPKDHPNIDLLRLKSFYVIREFNEKDLVADDFFESLVFTYKSAHTFNAYLKEATS, encoded by the coding sequence ATGGACTTAAAACCAACCCTCAAATTTCTAAACGAGCTTTCTGTCAATAACAACAAAGACTGGTTTGATGCCAATCGCAAAACTTACGAAAATTGTAGAAAAGATTTTATCACACTCGTCTCGTCCATTATCGGAGAGATTGCCAAGTTTGACCCTGAGCTCACAGACGTAGACCCTAAGAAGTGCATATTTCGCATCAATAGAGACATTAGATTCAGCAAAGACAAAACACCTTACAAAACCAATTTCGGCGCGCTGATGGGTGCAAATGGCAAGAAAACTGAAGGCACTGGATTTTATATCCATCTGGCCCCTGGTCAAAACTTTGCTGGTGGCGGTATTTACAGGCCACCAGCAGAAACTTTAGCAGCGATTCGTCAGGAAATAGATTACAACCCAGACGCACTCCAGCAACTGCTCGAAACGAAAGATTTTCAAGAAACATTCGGAGAAATAAGAGGTGACAAATTAAAAACAGCACCAAAAGGATATCCCAAAGATCACCCGAATATTGACCTGCTTCGATTGAAAAGTTTTTATGTTATTAGAGAATTTAATGAAAAAGATCTTGTAGCAGATGATTTTTTTGAGTCACTGGTCTTTACCTACAAAAGTGCCCATACCTTCAATGCGTACCTAAAAGAGGCGACTAGTTAA
- a CDS encoding S9 family peptidase: MKKLTSIICLSFLIFSAMAQNVMTSEMLWSLGRVAGIGISTDGKSAVYSVSKYDVATNEKSTTYYAVPIVGGAAAQIADPFELVADQSLSPDGAHKIFHRSVKINSVSGKDYYPDMDKSEVQIYNDLMYRHWDTWSDGSYNHVFMSNADGTEEVDIMKNKTFHSPTQPFGDESDYIWGPRGRKILYVTKTKAGSAYATSTNTDIFSYDLNTLTTTNLTKGMMGYDNSPAYSKYGILAWFSMARDGYESDKNDIIIMDRFGKKNLTEKWDGTVSSFKWAEDGKDIYFVAPVGGEKHLFSVDYPGKSKKQPVVKQITKGQFDVTGIVGQSGKTLVVTRTDMNHAKELYTVNLSDGKMKQLSHVNDEVYQSIGLSKVEKKMVTTTDNKQMVTWVIYPPDFDPNKKYPTLLYCQGGPQGALSQFYSYRWNFQLMAANGYIIVAPNRRGMPGHGVEWNEQISKDYGGQNMQDYLAAIDAMAKEPYVDADRLGAVGASYGGYSVFYLAGTHNKRFKTFISHDGIFNWRSMYGTTEELFFVNWDIGGAYWDTDNAAAQKSYAEFNPIDKVKNWDTPIMIVQGGKDYRVPIGQGLEAYQAAQLLGIKSRLIYLPNENHWVLSAQNGIVWQREFFRWLEETL, from the coding sequence ATGAAAAAGTTAACTTCCATTATTTGTCTTTCTTTTTTAATCTTTTCGGCTATGGCCCAAAATGTGATGACATCCGAGATGTTATGGAGTTTGGGACGGGTAGCAGGCATTGGTATTTCTACAGATGGTAAGTCCGCTGTATATAGTGTCTCCAAATATGATGTAGCTACCAACGAAAAAAGCACCACTTATTATGCCGTTCCTATCGTAGGAGGTGCTGCCGCGCAAATAGCAGATCCTTTTGAGCTAGTCGCTGATCAGAGCTTATCCCCTGACGGTGCACATAAGATTTTTCACCGAAGTGTAAAAATCAATAGTGTATCAGGCAAGGATTATTATCCAGACATGGATAAATCTGAAGTACAGATCTACAATGACCTGATGTATAGACATTGGGATACTTGGTCGGATGGCAGCTACAACCACGTGTTTATGAGCAACGCAGATGGCACCGAAGAAGTAGACATCATGAAAAACAAGACCTTTCATAGTCCTACTCAGCCGTTTGGTGATGAGTCGGACTATATCTGGGGGCCGCGAGGCCGCAAGATTTTGTATGTCACCAAAACCAAAGCAGGTTCGGCCTATGCGACCAGTACTAACACGGATATTTTCTCATATGACCTAAATACCCTCACCACTACCAATCTGACCAAGGGGATGATGGGATATGACAACAGCCCAGCCTATTCTAAATATGGCATTTTGGCTTGGTTTAGTATGGCAAGAGATGGCTATGAGTCGGACAAAAATGATATCATTATCATGGATCGGTTTGGCAAGAAAAATCTGACAGAGAAATGGGATGGCACCGTCTCTAGTTTCAAATGGGCCGAAGATGGGAAAGACATTTATTTTGTAGCTCCAGTGGGTGGCGAAAAGCACCTCTTTTCTGTAGACTATCCTGGCAAGTCTAAGAAGCAGCCCGTGGTGAAGCAAATCACCAAAGGCCAGTTTGATGTGACAGGAATCGTAGGACAAAGTGGTAAGACACTGGTAGTGACTCGCACGGATATGAACCACGCCAAAGAGCTATATACCGTCAACCTGAGCGATGGCAAAATGAAACAGTTGTCACACGTGAATGACGAAGTGTACCAATCCATTGGCCTAAGCAAAGTGGAAAAGAAAATGGTAACCACTACGGATAACAAGCAGATGGTGACGTGGGTGATATATCCGCCTGATTTTGATCCAAACAAAAAATACCCGACCCTATTGTATTGTCAAGGAGGACCACAGGGAGCACTTTCACAGTTTTATTCTTATCGATGGAATTTCCAGCTCATGGCTGCGAATGGCTATATCATAGTAGCACCTAATCGACGAGGTATGCCAGGCCATGGTGTAGAATGGAACGAACAAATAAGCAAAGACTATGGAGGGCAAAATATGCAGGACTATCTGGCAGCGATTGATGCGATGGCCAAAGAACCGTATGTAGATGCCGACAGGCTTGGTGCAGTGGGTGCGAGCTATGGTGGCTATTCGGTTTTTTATTTGGCGGGCACGCACAACAAGAGGTTTAAGACCTTTATCTCTCATGATGGGATTTTCAACTGGAGGAGTATGTATGGCACTACAGAAGAGTTGTTTTTTGTGAATTGGGACATTGGCGGGGCCTACTGGGATACCGACAATGCCGCTGCTCAGAAGTCTTATGCGGAGTTTAATCCCATAGACAAAGTAAAAAACTGGGATACGCCCATTATGATCGTACAAGGAGGCAAAGACTATCGGGTGCCGATCGGGCAAGGGCTGGAGGCCTATCAGGCTGCACAGTTGCTCGGGATCAAAAGTAGACTGATCTATCTGCCAAATGAAAATCATTGGGTGCTATCTGCACAAAACGGGATCGTATGGCAGCGTGAGTTTTTCCGATGGCTCGAAGAAACGCTATAA
- a CDS encoding rhomboid family intramembrane serine protease encodes MSWTVVIIIANVVVSYLGFQNPSLQYKLTMNPVAILRQGQWYRVITSGFIHSNWTHLAFNMFTFYFFGRLVEQIFAALKGSQGGIYFILFYILGIVISDLPSLLKHKNNPHYNSLGASGGVAAVVFCSILFFPTNPICLYGFICIPGFILGVIYLIYSYTKGKNMSDNVNHDAHLIGAVYGLVFSVIMEPRVLASFVQQISEWEVF; translated from the coding sequence ATGTCTTGGACAGTAGTCATCATTATAGCCAATGTAGTGGTTAGTTATTTGGGTTTTCAAAACCCTAGTTTGCAATACAAACTGACCATGAATCCCGTGGCGATTTTGAGGCAAGGCCAGTGGTACCGAGTTATTACTTCTGGCTTTATCCATTCCAATTGGACTCACTTGGCGTTCAATATGTTTACGTTTTACTTTTTTGGTAGACTTGTAGAGCAAATTTTTGCAGCACTCAAAGGGTCGCAAGGAGGTATTTACTTTATTCTCTTTTATATTTTGGGTATTGTAATATCAGATTTGCCCTCGCTGCTCAAGCATAAAAATAATCCGCATTACAACTCGCTAGGCGCTTCGGGTGGAGTAGCCGCGGTGGTATTTTGCAGTATCCTTTTCTTCCCTACCAATCCCATTTGCTTGTATGGGTTTATCTGTATTCCTGGATTTATCTTAGGTGTGATTTATTTGATTTACTCCTATACCAAGGGAAAAAACATGTCGGATAATGTGAATCATGATGCTCATCTGATTGGAGCGGTATATGGGCTGGTCTTTAGTGTGATTATGGAGCCTAGGGTGCTGGCGAGTTTTGTGCAGCAGATTTCAGAGTGGGAGGTTTTCTAA
- a CDS encoding DUF1571 domain-containing protein, with protein MSFTDPSKTSAPDKVKQVFEATRQIESLKYELIRSERINGTFVENHLSIKMHRRPYKIYMKELMPNTGMEVLYPHPLDEKKALVNPNGFPWVNLKLDPKGELMKKDQHHTILEGGYDYVVSVMEYLFYKHKDGIDDLLNDHGTSQLNGQTCEIISMVNPNFGYHSHTVKKGESISSIALKNRLSEYMILEKNPSLGPFSQIEAGDILNLPTDYAAKMVLFIDQDRQIPLKLEVYDELGLFEKYEFRNVEIDPVLTDDEFSDGYTAYSF; from the coding sequence ATGAGTTTCACCGACCCTAGTAAAACCTCTGCGCCTGATAAAGTAAAGCAAGTATTCGAAGCAACTCGCCAGATCGAATCTCTCAAGTATGAACTTATCCGATCCGAACGCATCAATGGCACTTTTGTAGAAAATCACCTGTCGATCAAAATGCACCGCCGCCCTTACAAAATCTATATGAAAGAGCTGATGCCCAATACTGGCATGGAAGTGCTCTATCCGCACCCACTGGACGAAAAAAAGGCGTTGGTTAATCCCAATGGTTTTCCTTGGGTAAACCTGAAACTAGACCCAAAAGGGGAGTTGATGAAAAAAGACCAACACCATACCATCCTAGAAGGTGGCTATGATTATGTCGTTTCTGTGATGGAGTACCTTTTCTACAAGCACAAAGATGGCATAGACGACTTACTCAATGATCATGGCACAAGCCAACTGAACGGCCAGACTTGTGAAATTATCTCTATGGTCAATCCCAACTTTGGCTACCACAGCCATACCGTAAAAAAAGGAGAGAGTATCTCTAGTATTGCCCTCAAAAACAGACTTAGCGAATATATGATTCTTGAAAAAAACCCAAGCCTAGGGCCTTTTTCTCAAATCGAAGCAGGAGACATATTGAACTTGCCTACCGACTATGCAGCCAAGATGGTGCTCTTTATCGATCAAGATCGACAAATTCCGCTAAAGTTAGAAGTCTACGACGAACTAGGCCTTTTCGAAAAGTATGAATTTAGAAATGTAGAAATAGATCCTGTACTGACCGACGATGAGTTTTCTGACGGATATACCGCTTATAGTTTCTAA
- a CDS encoding type II toxin-antitoxin system RelE/ParE family toxin codes for MPEYRISEIAKQDLIRIHQYGESQFGEEQADKYFNSFFEKFEFTEERPYAFESAEFIKEGSTIAVR; via the coding sequence ATGCCTGAATACAGAATCAGCGAGATAGCCAAACAGGACCTTATCCGAATACATCAATATGGAGAAAGTCAATTTGGAGAAGAACAAGCTGATAAGTACTTCAACTCCTTCTTCGAAAAATTTGAGTTCACCGAAGAAAGACCATATGCATTTGAATCTGCGGAATTCATTAAAGAGGGCAGCACTATTGCTGTGCGTTAG
- a CDS encoding amidohydrolase family protein, which translates to MNKLFTSLLVLGMLHSTLAQDKKKEWNVSEPTLPFQETTITSDEGTWMSLDISPDGSMIVFDLLGDIYTLPITGGKATAIRTGHAFDVQPRFSPNGKQISFTSDAGGGDNIWVMNTDGTGAKAVTKETFRLLNNAVWSIDGNYLYARKHFSSKRSVGAGEIWMYHKSGGQGIQLIAKKNEQQDIGEPWPSSDGKYIYYSEDMYPGGYFQYNKDPNSQIYAIKRYDLDKGKIERVTGGSGGAIRPVVSHQGDRLAFIRRVREKTVLYLHDLKSGQEWPIYDDLTKDQQEAWAIFGPYTGFNWTPDDQHIIIWAKGKIRKINVSTLEVVTIPFEATATHKIVNALKFKNEVAPDQFTAKAIRQAVTSPDGQTLVFNAAGFLWKKTLPNGTPTRLTNGTNLEFEPAYSQDGKYLAFVTWNDDNMGAIHRLDMTSAKAKPVKLTSEKAIYREPSFHPSDRNTLVYRKEGGNGHQGYVHTKEPGLYLLKVKDAKKSMATLEKITDEGTNPSFNQAGNRIYYQTGGYLFGSLEKKLKSIKLDGTDKREIVKSKYAQRILPSPDERWVAYSNLYKVYIAAMPLAGKTLELDGSSTSVPVAQVAKDAGINLQWSSDSKRLNWTLGNEYFSNAINDRFLFIDGAPDSIPPMDSVGVKINLQLASDKPKGKVAFTNARIITMKGDEVITNGTVIVEENKIIAVGTDVNLPADAKIIDANGKTIMPGLVDVHAHVGQFRHGLSPQQHWQYHTNLAYGVTTTHDPSSNTEMVFSQSEMVKSGTMVGPRIFSTGVILYGADGDFKAVINGLEDARSAITRTKAFGAFSVKSYNQPRRDQRQQVIQAAHEQQVEVVPEGGSNFFHNLTMILDGHTGVEHNLPVAPLYDDVIQLWKSSKTGYTPTLLVSYGAVSGEYYWYQTTNVWEDEKLLRFTPRSIVDSRSRHRTMIPMKEYDNGHILASKSCKALTDAGVKVNLGAHGQLQGLGAHWELWELTQGGMTNMEALRAATMNGANYLGMDEEIGSIEVGKLADLIVLDKNPLENIQNSNSVVYTMINGRLYDANTMNEIGNYDAPRGKFYWEQNGYAPSFDWHGASEEGCSCQTGH; encoded by the coding sequence ATGAATAAACTATTCACTAGCCTGCTAGTCCTCGGAATGCTCCATTCCACTCTGGCACAAGACAAGAAAAAAGAATGGAACGTATCCGAGCCCACTTTACCCTTTCAAGAAACAACGATCACCTCTGATGAAGGCACATGGATGAGCCTAGACATAAGTCCAGACGGATCTATGATCGTATTTGATCTACTCGGGGATATCTATACACTCCCCATCACTGGAGGAAAGGCCACAGCCATCCGAACAGGCCATGCCTTCGACGTGCAACCTAGGTTTAGTCCAAACGGCAAACAAATCAGCTTCACTAGTGATGCCGGAGGGGGCGACAACATCTGGGTAATGAACACAGATGGTACTGGTGCCAAAGCTGTAACCAAAGAAACTTTCAGACTCCTAAACAATGCCGTATGGTCTATCGATGGAAACTACCTCTATGCACGAAAACATTTTTCTTCAAAACGATCTGTAGGTGCAGGAGAAATCTGGATGTATCACAAATCTGGCGGGCAAGGCATCCAACTAATAGCCAAGAAAAATGAGCAACAAGACATAGGCGAACCTTGGCCATCGTCGGATGGCAAATATATATACTACAGCGAGGACATGTATCCAGGGGGCTATTTCCAATACAACAAAGACCCCAACAGCCAGATCTACGCCATCAAAAGATACGACTTGGACAAAGGCAAAATAGAACGAGTGACAGGCGGATCTGGCGGTGCCATCCGACCTGTGGTCTCTCATCAGGGCGATCGCTTGGCTTTCATTCGCCGCGTTCGCGAAAAAACGGTACTCTATCTCCACGACCTAAAATCTGGGCAAGAATGGCCCATCTACGACGACCTTACCAAAGACCAACAAGAAGCTTGGGCGATCTTTGGACCCTATACTGGCTTCAACTGGACACCTGACGACCAGCACATCATCATCTGGGCCAAAGGCAAAATCAGAAAAATCAACGTCTCTACACTCGAAGTTGTCACCATTCCTTTCGAGGCCACTGCTACTCACAAAATCGTAAATGCATTGAAATTCAAAAACGAAGTGGCTCCAGACCAATTCACTGCCAAGGCCATCCGCCAAGCCGTGACCTCGCCCGATGGACAGACTTTAGTCTTTAATGCTGCTGGTTTTCTTTGGAAAAAAACGTTGCCGAACGGCACACCTACAAGACTCACCAATGGCACCAATTTAGAATTCGAACCCGCTTATTCTCAAGATGGAAAATACCTAGCCTTCGTCACCTGGAATGACGACAACATGGGTGCCATCCACAGACTGGATATGACTTCGGCAAAAGCCAAACCTGTGAAACTAACCAGCGAAAAAGCCATCTACCGAGAACCCTCTTTTCACCCTAGTGATCGAAACACACTGGTCTACAGAAAAGAAGGCGGCAACGGCCATCAAGGCTATGTGCACACCAAAGAACCAGGCTTGTATTTGCTCAAAGTAAAAGACGCCAAAAAGTCGATGGCTACGTTAGAAAAAATCACAGACGAAGGAACAAACCCTAGTTTCAATCAAGCGGGAAACCGTATCTACTACCAGACGGGAGGGTATCTTTTTGGCTCATTAGAAAAGAAACTGAAATCCATCAAACTCGACGGCACAGACAAAAGAGAAATTGTAAAATCTAAATATGCGCAACGCATCCTACCGAGCCCAGACGAGCGATGGGTGGCCTATTCCAACTTATACAAGGTCTACATCGCCGCCATGCCCTTGGCGGGGAAAACGCTAGAACTCGATGGCAGTTCTACCAGCGTACCCGTGGCACAGGTAGCCAAAGATGCTGGCATCAACCTACAATGGTCGTCAGACTCCAAACGACTCAACTGGACTCTTGGCAACGAATATTTTAGCAATGCCATCAATGATCGTTTCCTCTTCATAGACGGTGCGCCTGATAGCATTCCTCCTATGGATTCGGTAGGGGTAAAAATCAACTTGCAGCTAGCGTCCGACAAGCCCAAAGGCAAAGTGGCTTTCACAAATGCCCGGATCATCACCATGAAGGGCGACGAAGTGATCACAAACGGAACGGTGATCGTGGAAGAAAACAAGATCATAGCAGTAGGCACAGACGTGAACTTGCCAGCTGATGCCAAAATCATAGATGCCAACGGCAAGACCATTATGCCTGGTTTAGTAGATGTGCATGCCCATGTAGGGCAGTTTAGACACGGCCTAAGCCCACAGCAGCACTGGCAGTACCACACCAACTTGGCCTATGGCGTCACCACTACACACGACCCCTCTTCCAATACCGAAATGGTGTTTTCTCAATCCGAAATGGTGAAATCAGGTACCATGGTGGGGCCTAGGATATTTTCTACTGGCGTGATTTTGTACGGAGCAGATGGTGATTTCAAAGCAGTCATCAATGGTCTGGAAGATGCCCGCTCGGCCATTACAAGAACCAAAGCTTTCGGAGCCTTTTCGGTGAAAAGCTACAATCAGCCCCGAAGAGACCAGCGCCAGCAGGTAATCCAAGCGGCACATGAGCAGCAAGTAGAAGTAGTGCCCGAGGGTGGTTCCAACTTTTTTCACAACCTGACCATGATACTCGACGGACACACTGGCGTGGAGCACAATCTACCCGTAGCGCCACTGTACGACGATGTGATCCAACTGTGGAAATCCAGCAAAACGGGCTATACACCTACGCTATTGGTAAGCTATGGCGCCGTGAGTGGCGAGTACTACTGGTATCAAACTACGAATGTATGGGAAGACGAAAAGCTCCTCCGCTTTACGCCAAGATCTATCGTGGATTCGAGATCTAGGCACCGCACCATGATCCCCATGAAAGAGTATGACAACGGACACATACTGGCTTCGAAAAGCTGCAAAGCCTTGACTGATGCTGGAGTGAAAGTAAACCTAGGTGCTCACGGACAGCTGCAGGGCTTAGGCGCACACTGGGAACTGTGGGAACTGACACAAGGTGGCATGACAAATATGGAAGCCCTCCGTGCAGCCACCATGAACGGTGCCAACTATCTGGGTATGGATGAAGAAATTGGCTCTATAGAAGTAGGAAAACTGGCAGATCTGATTGTATTGGACAAAAATCCATTGGAGAACATTCAAAACTCCAATTCGGTAGTATATACCATGATCAACGGTCGACTGTACGATGCCAACACCATGAACGAAATCGGCAACTATGATGCGCCTCGTGGCAAATTCTACTGGGAGCAGAATGGCTATGCTCCCTCCTTCGACTGGCACGGTGCTAGCGAAGAGGGTTGCTCTTGCCAAACAGGGCATTGA
- a CDS encoding M61 family metallopeptidase, with product MKKLITTTYTLIGIVLLSFGQQANLNYSINLNDRSNDEFKVILTVDGLTDENNIYQFAATAPGTYQTMNIGRFVRSFKAYDKKGREIATEKVGDNQWKLSNPKKITKLEYTIAETWDTSLDEMPIYKMCGTSMEDDHVLFNAHCVIGYPQDMQSEALTLNLAYPEKWQIGTALSKNETGAYYAKNFDHAVDSPILLGRLSSAKADFNGTDIELYTYSKTDKITSADLLESMSAMLEAAHKFVVNFPVDRYTFLFHFEDVSAGAWEHSYSSEYIYKEADYINGGGAKITSTAAHEFFHIITPLNIHSEVIEKFNFVTPTPSKHLWLYEATTEWASDMMQVRGGLMTLDDLLSQLSTKLKVDATYFDPNYSLVKLAETSFTAEGQKQYSNIYYRGAVVINLLDLLLLDKSNGKRGLREVVNELSKKYGPDHAFPETKFFDIFTEMTYPEVADFFARYIMDTQPLPLKEYYDKVGVNFISERTIGEGEDAETKKFIFEINPDANEKQLALRKAWTTNL from the coding sequence ATGAAAAAATTGATCACAACCACCTATACATTAATAGGCATCGTTCTCCTCTCCTTTGGCCAGCAGGCCAATCTCAACTACAGCATCAACCTCAACGACCGTAGCAACGACGAATTCAAAGTCATATTAACCGTAGACGGTCTCACGGACGAAAACAACATCTACCAGTTTGCCGCCACAGCGCCTGGCACTTACCAAACCATGAACATCGGGCGATTCGTACGGAGTTTCAAAGCCTACGATAAAAAAGGAAGGGAAATAGCCACTGAAAAAGTAGGAGACAACCAATGGAAACTCTCCAACCCTAAGAAAATCACCAAATTAGAATATACTATAGCAGAAACCTGGGACACATCCTTAGACGAAATGCCTATCTATAAAATGTGTGGCACGTCCATGGAAGACGACCACGTGCTTTTCAATGCACACTGTGTAATAGGTTATCCGCAAGACATGCAAAGCGAAGCACTTACCCTTAATTTGGCTTATCCCGAAAAATGGCAAATAGGCACAGCCTTATCCAAAAATGAAACAGGTGCCTACTACGCCAAAAATTTCGACCATGCCGTAGATTCTCCTATTCTCTTGGGTCGTCTTTCCTCCGCCAAGGCCGATTTTAACGGAACGGATATTGAGCTTTATACTTACAGCAAAACGGATAAAATCACTTCTGCCGATCTGCTCGAAAGTATGAGTGCTATGCTCGAAGCCGCACACAAGTTTGTAGTCAACTTTCCTGTGGACAGATACACCTTCCTTTTTCATTTCGAAGATGTAAGTGCTGGTGCTTGGGAACACTCATACAGTTCAGAATACATCTACAAGGAAGCCGACTACATAAACGGTGGTGGAGCCAAAATCACCAGCACAGCAGCACATGAGTTTTTCCACATCATCACACCACTCAACATTCACAGCGAAGTCATCGAAAAATTCAATTTCGTAACGCCGACACCATCGAAACACCTCTGGCTCTACGAAGCCACTACAGAATGGGCTTCTGACATGATGCAAGTACGTGGTGGCCTGATGACGTTGGACGATCTGCTCTCCCAGCTCAGCACAAAACTCAAAGTGGATGCTACCTATTTCGACCCCAACTACAGTTTGGTAAAATTGGCCGAAACATCTTTCACAGCAGAGGGTCAAAAACAATATAGCAATATCTACTACCGTGGTGCAGTAGTGATCAATCTCCTCGACCTTCTCCTCCTAGACAAATCCAATGGCAAACGAGGCCTGAGAGAAGTAGTCAATGAGCTGTCAAAAAAGTACGGGCCAGACCATGCCTTTCCCGAGACAAAATTCTTCGACATCTTTACAGAAATGACCTATCCAGAAGTTGCTGATTTTTTCGCCCGTTATATCATGGATACCCAACCGCTTCCGCTAAAAGAATATTACGATAAGGTAGGTGTCAATTTCATTTCCGAACGAACAATAGGAGAAGGAGAGGACGCCGAAACTAAAAAATTCATTTTCGAAATCAATCCAGATGCCAACGAAAAACAATTGGCCTTGCGAAAAGCTTGGACTACGAATTTATAA